A window from Peromyscus eremicus chromosome 5, PerEre_H2_v1, whole genome shotgun sequence encodes these proteins:
- the Tk2 gene encoding thymidine kinase 2, mitochondrial isoform X2 — MEPVLKWRNVRGHNPLGLMYHDASRWGLTLQTYVQLTMLDQHTRPQMSPVRLMERSIYSARYIFVENLYRSGKMPEVDYVILSEWFDWIIRNIDVSVDLIVYLRTTPEICYQRLKTRCREEERIIPMEYISAIHRLYEEWLVTGSLFPAAAPVLVIEADHDLEKMLELFEQNRARILTPDNWKHGP; from the exons ATGGAGCCTGTGCTCAAGTGGAGAAATGTCCGAGGCCACAATCCCCTG GGTCTAATGTACCACGATGCCAGTCGGTGGGGTCTCACACTGCAGACTTACGTGCAGCTCACTATGCTGGACCAGCACACTCGTCCTCAG ATGTCACCTGTACGGTTGATGGAAAGGTCAATTTACAGTGCAAGATACATTTTTGTAGAAAACCTGTATAGAAG CGGGAAGATGCCTGAGGTTGACTACGTGATTCTATCTGAGTGGTTTGATTGGATCATCAGGAACATTGACGTCTCCGTTGATCTGATAG TTTATCTTCGAACCACTCCTGAAATCTGCTACCAGAGATTAAAGACGAGGtgcagggaagaggagagaatcaTTCCGATG GAGTACATCAGTGCTATTCATCGCCTCTATGAGGAGTGGCTGGTCACTGGCAGCCTTTTCCCAGCTGCAGCCCCTGTTCTG gtGATTGAGGCTGACCACGACTTGGAGAAAATGTTAGAACTCTTTGAACAAAACCGGGCCCGAATATTAACTCCAGACAATTGGAAGCATGGCCCGTAG
- the Bean1 gene encoding protein BEAN1 codes for MHSHSSHRMSYACSPAEDWPPPLDISSDGDVDVTVLRELYPDSPPGYEECVGPGATQLYIPTDAPPPYSLTDSCLMLNGALNSGSGHGHSQHQQEQRTQGQSGLHTVSMDTLPPYEAVCGAGSPSDLLPLPGPEPQPPNSQGSPTPTQAPTASPERIVSEEPQCHHPATYRVEKPVWWPRHDLEVLTAHRAPCCFNVLSLAVLVGLAQTPTPSDRGRTGPWACVMEEGHSSSHVHARIGSSRKTRYG; via the exons ATGCACAGCCACTCCAGTCACAGGATGTCCTACGCCTGTAGCCCTGCTGAGGACTGGCCCCCGCCCTTGGACATCAGCTCTGATGGGGATGTGGATGTCACAGTGCTCAGGGAGCTATACCCAGATTCTCCACCAGG CTATGAGGAGTGTGTGGGACCAGGGGCCACTCAGCTGTACATCCCCACGGATGCACCACCACCCTACTCGCTGACTGACTCCTGCCTCATGCTGAATGGTGCCCTCAACTCAGGCAGCGGCCACGGCCACAGCCAACATCAGCAGGAGCAGAGGACCCAGGGCCAGAGTGGCCTCCACACTGTCTCCATGGACACGCTGCCACCTTATGAAGCTGTGTGTGGCGCAGGCTCCCCATCTGACCTGCTGCCACTGCCAGGACCAGAACCACAGCCACCTAACTCCCAGGGCTCACCCACTCCAACCCAGGCTCCGACTGCCAGCCCTGAGAGGATTGT GTCAGAAGAGCCACAATGTCATCACCCTGCCACTTACAGGGTGGAGAAACCGGTCTGGTGGCCTAGGCATGACCTGGAGGTCCTCACAGCCCACCGAGCCCCTTGCTGTTTCAATGTCCTCAGTTTGGCGGTGCTAGTGGGGTTAGCTCAGACACCCACCCCAAGTGACAGGGGGAGGACAGGCCCTTGGGCATGTGTCATGGAGGAGGGTCACAGTTCTTCCCATGTCCATGccaggattgggagttcaaggaaGACAAGGTATGGGTAG
- the Tk2 gene encoding thymidine kinase 2, mitochondrial isoform X1: MLLRPLCSWASRSLRSVSPGSPGSLISGTGPLWAPHRALPPDKDRENDKEKKAVVCVEGNIASGKTTCLEFFSNTTDVEVLMEPVLKWRNVRGHNPLGLMYHDASRWGLTLQTYVQLTMLDQHTRPQMSPVRLMERSIYSARYIFVENLYRSGKMPEVDYVILSEWFDWIIRNIDVSVDLIVYLRTTPEICYQRLKTRCREEERIIPMEYISAIHRLYEEWLVTGSLFPAAAPVLVIEADHDLEKMLELFEQNRARILTPDNWKHGP; the protein is encoded by the exons ATGCTGCTGCGTCCGCTATGTAGCTGGGCTTCCCGATCTCTTCGTAGCGTAAGCCCCGGAAGTCCTGGGAGCCTCATTTCGGGCACCGGGCCGCTGTGGGCACCTCACCGCGCCTTGCCTCCGG ataaagatagagaaaatgataaagagaaaaaagcagTG GTTTGTGTTGAGGGCAATATTGCAAGTGGGAAGACAACATGCCTGGAATTCTTCTCCAACACAACAGACGTCGAG GTGTTGATGGAGCCTGTGCTCAAGTGGAGAAATGTCCGAGGCCACAATCCCCTG GGTCTAATGTACCACGATGCCAGTCGGTGGGGTCTCACACTGCAGACTTACGTGCAGCTCACTATGCTGGACCAGCACACTCGTCCTCAG ATGTCACCTGTACGGTTGATGGAAAGGTCAATTTACAGTGCAAGATACATTTTTGTAGAAAACCTGTATAGAAG CGGGAAGATGCCTGAGGTTGACTACGTGATTCTATCTGAGTGGTTTGATTGGATCATCAGGAACATTGACGTCTCCGTTGATCTGATAG TTTATCTTCGAACCACTCCTGAAATCTGCTACCAGAGATTAAAGACGAGGtgcagggaagaggagagaatcaTTCCGATG GAGTACATCAGTGCTATTCATCGCCTCTATGAGGAGTGGCTGGTCACTGGCAGCCTTTTCCCAGCTGCAGCCCCTGTTCTG gtGATTGAGGCTGACCACGACTTGGAGAAAATGTTAGAACTCTTTGAACAAAACCGGGCCCGAATATTAACTCCAGACAATTGGAAGCATGGCCCGTAG